TACTTATGGCAGGCATCCAGCATTTTTTGTACTTGAGCAGCTGTTAATGCGGCAGGCTTTTCACACAACACGTGCTTTTCCCTTTCAGCTGCTTTAATTGTCCATTCATAGTGCATACTGTTCGGTAACGGTATGTAGACCGCATCAATATCTGGGTCATTCAACAAAGCTTCGTATGACGAATAATGACGAGGAATGCCTAACGATTCAGCTACCTCTTTTGCTTTTCCGCTGCTGCTTGCGATGGCATATACTTCCCCATTTTTTAACCGTTGTAGAGCCGGAATAACGGTAGTAACTGCAATGTTCGCCGTGCTTAATACGCCCCACTTCACTTTTTTCATTGCCATTCTCCTTTAATTATTTTTTATTCATCGAGTATTTCTCCGTCTCACTATATGAGCGTTGCTCTTACATACGTAATCGCACCCTTCAGTTATGATTAATCTCCCACTCTAACAACAGCCGGATCGGTAAACACATCGTATTCATCACGACTTGTACTAGAAAACTCAGATATGACCGCTCCTTCATCCCCGGCTTGAAACCAGTGCTTTGTATTTGGCGGTATGGTGTACTGCTCTCCAGGTTTTAACACAATTCCGTGCTTAGCCGTATACCACTGCTCTTTCCCAGCAGGCGGCTTACAGTAGATATCGGTTTCTTCTCCTTCTACAAATAAGTAAACCGTTCCCCAGCGGCAGCGAAACGTCTCTTGCTTCCCGTCCTTTCCAAAAACCGGGGGGTGTAAATGTTCCGGACACGTCTGACGGGGAAAAAGTACGAGCTCTTTGGCACAATAGCGGTCCGTATTGATATAAGTTAACAGCTGCAAACCTTCCACTTCCAAATGTCCAAGGCCCATATCGGTAATCTCAATTTTACTTTTTTCTTCTTCCGTCAGCACAATATTGGCCTTTTCCAGCATTTCTAAAGTCTTTTGCAAAGCTTGTTTGCGCTCCATCTTTTTCCCCCTCCTTGTTCTCAGTTAAATGTGAACACGTAGTTCTGTTGTCATGGATGTACACCTATCCTTTTCCTTTTTACAGATTCATTTGACTGTCACTTCTGTCATAAATTTTTTATTTGTAACAACCGTCTTTTCACCACTGATCTCAAATTGCCCTTCAACCCTGATATCTTCAGAGGAGCTGCCCACCATCACATCAATTTTGCCTGGTTCCACCACAAAATTCATATGTTCATCGTAAAATCCCAGCTGAGCAACAGCCAATGTGAACACGACCGTTTTCGTTTCACTTGGTTTAAGGGTAATCCGTTTAAACCCCTTCAGCTCTTTAACTGGTCTGGTGACATTTTCAGCCTGGACATGGACGTACAACTGAACCACTTCATCCCCTTCAAGTTGACCCGTATTGGTCACATCAACTTGGATGTGAACCGTCCCGTCCACACCAACTTTTTCAGGGGTGATTTGCAAATGGCTGTATTCAAAGGTGGTGTAACTTAATCCATACCCGAATGGGTAGAGGGGTTTTGTACTACACTCCACATAATCACTCAACCAGTGGGAACGTCCTCCTGAGGGCTTGTGGGCATAGTAGACAGGCACTTGACCAACCGTTCTGGGAAAGGTGATGGGCAACTTGCCACCTGGATTGACATCACCAAACAAGACATCCGCTACGGCCCTTGCTCCCTCTTCTCCCGGCAGCCATGCCTCCACTATAGCTGGAACATGTTCGTCAAGCCAATTGATTGAGAGCGGCCGTGCATTGACCAAAACAACCACTACCGGTGTTCCAGTAGCGTAAACCGCCTTGATGAGCTCCTCTTGTTTTCCTGTTAAGTTCAAGTCGGCCCTGTCTCTGGCTTCACCAGACGTGCAGTCAGGAACCAAACCGGATTTATCCCCAACAACAACAATGGCCACATCCGCTTTCTGAGCTGCCTCAACCGCCTCTCTAAACCCGTCTGTTGCCTCTCCTGTCACTTCGCAGCCTTTGGCATAGTAGACTTTGGTATGCGCAGACACTTTTGCTTTGATTCCATCCACAATGCTGATCATCGGCACAAACTGTTCCACCCCGGTGGGATCCAAATGGTCCGGTTTTGCCGTATCAAAGGCATCGTTCATCAGGGCTAACGATTCAATATGACAAGGGTAAGCATAATCACCGATCATATGGCGTGTGTTATGGGCATTGGGGCCGATGACAGCAATGGCGTTGATATCTTTGTTCAAAGGCAAAAGCTGATTTTCGTTTTTCAACAGCACGATTGATTTTTGTGCAATCTGGCAGGCCAGCTTGCGCTGCTCAGGAATATCAAACACTTCTTTTGTTTTGGCCGGTTCAACATAGGGCTGTTCAAACAGTCCTAATTGAAACTTATGTGCGAGTATCCGGGCCACCACACGGTCAATCATCGCTTCGGAAACAAGGCCTTCTTCCACAGCCATTTTTAAAGGTGAACCATAACAATCCGTGCTGGGCAGTTCAATATCCACTCCGGCTTCCAGCGCTTTTTGGGCCGCCAGCTTTTTATCCGGATAAAGCTTATGATATTCGTACAGCATGTTGATGGCAAAATAATCAGAGACGACCAAACCGTTAAAACCCCATTCGTCGCGCAAAATCTCTGTGAGTAACTTTTTCGAACTGTGGCAGGGCACGCCATCCAGCTCATGGTAGGCTGGCATGATAGAAGCAATACGCGCTTCTTTGACAGCGGCCTCAAATGGGTATAGATAAACTTCACGCAGCTCCCGCTCAGGAATGTGGGCAGGGGCCCAGTTCATCCCCCCCTCAGAAATGCCATAACCCACAAGATGTTTTCCGGTTGCCAGAATACCATTATGGGGCCCTTCCCCTTGCAAGCCTTGAATATAGGCTACACCCATCCGGGCCACCAAATAGGGGTCTTCACCAAATGTTTCTTCCGTCCTGCCCCATCTGGGATCCCGGGTGACATCCATCAGCGGGGCCAGGGCCTGATGGGCTCCAGCCGCCTTCATCTGTGTCTTAATCACTGCTCCCATAGCCTTAACCAGTTCCGGGTCCCATGTACTGGCCAGGCCAATGGCTTGCGGAAAACAAGTCGCGCCTTTAGCCATAAAACCGCTGCAAGACTCCTCATGGACAATGGCAGGAATGCCGAGACGGGTGTTTTCGATTAAATAGCGCTGAATCTCATTGGCTATTTGGGCGCAAGATTCGGGGTCAAGGTTGCTGGCCCCGGCAATCCGGGTGATCTGACCGATGCCGTGGCCCATTTTTGCAGCTGCTTTTTCTGCTGAAAAATGCGAATCATCTAACACCTCGTAAACCCAAATGCCACTGAGTTGGGCTATCTTTTCGTCCAAGGTCATGCGTGAAAGCAGATCTTCAACCCGTTTCTGAAGAGGCTGCTCCTTGTCCTGATACAATAATGTTGCCATGGATATTCTCCTTTCCTGAATTTCCTGTTCACCCCACACAGGGCTTATCTGAAAGGCAGCAAAGCCTGATTTAAGGCTCTGGTCTGGGCATAAACCTGCTGGTAAATCTTAAACAGCTCTTCGTATTTGTGCACGTTTTCAGGTATCGGGGTAAACTGCGCTTCATACTGAACAAACTGCTGGCTGCACTCATCTAGCGACGAAAACCAGCCACATCCAACTGCAGCCAACATGGCCGCCCCAAAAGCCGGCCCTTGGTCATGATTCAGCTTCACGACGGTGGCATCAAACACATCGGCCTGCATTTGGAGCCATACATCACTTTTGGCCCCGCCGCCTATGGAGACAACCGTATGAACCCTCTTCCCTGCCTGCCTGAATAACTGTATAGACTCCTGCAGAGAAAATGTAACCCCTTCCAACACCGCCCGGACAAAATCCTGCCGGGTATGGGAACCATCGATACCGATAAAGCTGGCCCGGATAACGGCATCAGCATGGGGCGTCCGTTCCCCTACTAAATACGGGGTAAACACCAATCCGCGTGAACCGGGGGGGACTTGCTCAACACCTCGTAACAGGGTGTCAAAGCTTTCCTGGTGGGCAAAGGTTTTCCTGAACCAGCTTAAACTGTATCCGGCAGCCAAGGTGACACCCATCGTGTAATAGGCATCAGGCTTAGCATGGTTGAAAAAGTGGATTTTCCCTCCAAAATCCCGATCCTGATCCTCATAACTCAAAATAACCCCGGAGGTGCCAATGCTGCACAGGGTGACCCCCGGTGTTAAGATGCCCGCACCAACCGCTCCGCAAGCATTGTCCGCACCGCCGGCAAAGACTTTGGTAGTGGTTTTAAGCCCTGTCTGCCCAGCTATTTCAGGTAACAGGGTTCCGACACACTGATGTGACTGAACCAAAGGAGGACAGAATGACCGGTCAAGACCAAAAGCCGCACAGACATCTTGGCTCCATTCCTGGCCAATAACATCCAGGAGCAGCGTACCCGCTGCATCGGAGAGTTCCATGTGAACCTCACCCGTTAAGCGAAACCGCAAATAGTCTTTAGGTAACAGGAAGAAACGGGCCTGCTCAAACAGGTGTGGTTCATGTTTCTTGACCCACAACAACTTTGGCAGTGTAAATCCCTCTAGGGCATCATTTTTCGTAATGTCAAGCAACCTAGGCCCCAGCTTGTTTCGAATCTCCTGACACTCTTCTGTCGTACGGGTATCATTCCAAAGTATTGCAGGGCGCAACACCTGGAAATGTTGGTCCAGCAATACAAGACCATGCATTTGTCCAGAAAAACTGAGGCCTTCTATCTCCTCCGGATCCACTTGGCTGTGCGTGGTCAATTCCTGTAAAACGGATATGGTTTGCTGCACCCATTGCTCTGGGTCCTGTTCGCTAAACCCGGGCCGGGGCTGAAGCAACGGGTAGGGTCTCGTGGCTTCAGCCACCACCCTTCCTGCTTGATTCACCAATAAGGCCTTCACAGAACTGGTCCCAAGATCAATACCGATGACATAAGGCATAGAAATCCTCCTAAATCCCGCCCAAAGTAAATTTGTGCTCCTCAATCGCGTCCTTATTACTTTTGTTCAAGCTTGGGCTGTGTTGTCATATCAATACCGGAATATATACTCATTAAGGAGTGCTTTAATCCTTTCCTGCTTGCCAGATTGGTTGCGGATGACAGGGTTCTGCAACGCATGTTGTTCTAAGGTATGAAAATTGGCCTTGCCGCTGACAATCTCCAGTCCGATCCCGCTTTTGAAGCTGCTGTAACGTTCCTCGATAAACCGGTCTAAAACCCTGTCTTCAATCAGCTTAGCAGCCACCTTTAATCCTCTGGCATAAGTATCCATACCGGCGATATGGGCATAAAATAAATCTTCCGGCTCAAAGGAACCCCTTCTCACTTTGGCGTCAAAGTTGATACCGCCTGTGGTAAATCCGCCGGCTTTCAAAATTTCATACATGGCCAAGGTAACCGAATATAAATCTGTTGGAAACTCATCGGTATCCCAGCCTAGCAACAAATCTCCCTGGTTGGCATCAATGGATCCCAACATGCCGTGAATGCTGGCTACCCTCAATTCATGTTCAAAGGTGTGTCCGGCCAATGTGGCGTGATTCGCTTCGATGTTCAATTTGAAATGCTCTTTTAATCCATAGCTTTGCAAAAAGGCAATGGTGGTGGCGGCGTCGAAATCGTACTGATGTTTCGTCGGTTCTTTCGGTTTGGGCTCGATCAACAGCTGGCCTTTAAAGCCAATTTCTTTAGTGTAATCAACGGCCATTTGCAAAAACCGGGCCAAATTGTCCAATTCCAGCTTCATATCCGTGTTTAACAGCGTTTCGTAACCTTCCCTCCCTCCCCAAAAGACATAATTTTCTGCCCCGAGTTCTACTGCAATTTCCAACCCTTTTTTGACTTGGGCCGCCGCATAGGCAAAGACATCTGCATGACATGATGTGGCGGCGCCATGGACATATCTGGGATGGGTAAACAGGTTGGCGGTATTCCATAACAGCTTCACCTTGCTGGTCTTCATGTACTCTTTAATCATGGCGACGATTTCATCTAAATTTTTGTATGTTTCCCTCAAATTGTCCCCTTCAGGGGCAATATCACGGTCATGAAAACAAAAATACGGAACGTTTAACTTTTCAAAAAATTCAAAGGCAGCTTCTACTCTGGCTTTGGCCAAATCCATGCCCGTATACTGGTCCCAAGGACGGATCATGTTCGGTTCGCCAAAAGGATCGGCACCGCTGCCCGTGAAGGTGTGCCAGTAGGCCACAGCAAATCTGAGATGCTCCTCCATTGTTTTCCCGGCAACCATTTCAGTGGGATTATAGTGCTTAAAAGCCAGAAGGTTGTTCGAATCACGCCCTTCATATGTAATAGGCTTAATGTGTTCGAAGTAAGCCATCCCGGATGCTCCTTTCATTTGTTTGTTTAACATACAAATTATCTTCTTCAATTTATAATATAGTTAATTATTAGATAAGAGTCAATCAAAATTTCAAAGATGTAAACCGCCAAGATTTCCAATCCCCAAAATCCTTTAATTGTGATTTTACCGTCAAATTGGTGTTGAATTTTAGAACTATTTCATATTATGATAGGTGGTGTATTAGTTTCGGTAGTAAACTTTCTAAGTGTATATTATTTTTGTTTGGAGTGGTACTTCATGATTCAAAAACCACAAACAGGAGACCAAGAATATGTCAGGCGCTTAAACCGTTCCATTGTTTTGAATCATATCAAAGAATACGGGCCGATCTCCAGAGCTGAAATTGCCAAAGATACCTCCTTGAATAAAGCAACCGTTTCTTCCCTTGTAGAACAACTGATTAATGAAAATTTGGTCAAAGAGATTGGGGCGGGCCATTCCTCCGGTGGAAGACGTCCTGTTTTGCTTCTCTTTAATGCTGAAGCCGGCTCTGTTATCGGTGTCGACCTGGGCGTCAATTATATCCTGGTTGTCTTAACAAATTTGAGTTCCCACATTAAATGGTCCAAAAAAGTCTTCCTGTCTCCTGCAGAGGATTTTCAATCCGTACTGGATAAACTGTACAAGCTTATTGGGGAAGCGATTGAACACGCCCCCCAAACGCCCCACGGCATACTGGGGATTGGGGTAGGCATACCGGCGATTACGGATCATCAACGCGGCATTGTCCTTTTTGCCCCTAATCTGCAGTGGAAAGATGTGAACTTAAAGGATCTGCTGGAACAGCGTTTTTCCCTTCCCGTTGTGATTGACAACGAGGCCAATATGGGTGCTTTAGGAGAAAAAATGTTTGGCAACGGTGCCGGTTACCAACACATTGCCTATATCAGCGTTGGCATCGGCATTGGCGTGGGCCTGGTCTTGGATAACCAAGTGTACCGGGGAGCCAATGGGTTTGCCGGTGAAATGGGGCACATGATCATAG
This Caldalkalibacillus uzonensis DNA region includes the following protein-coding sequences:
- a CDS encoding glycoside hydrolase family 3 N-terminal domain-containing protein is translated as MATLLYQDKEQPLQKRVEDLLSRMTLDEKIAQLSGIWVYEVLDDSHFSAEKAAAKMGHGIGQITRIAGASNLDPESCAQIANEIQRYLIENTRLGIPAIVHEESCSGFMAKGATCFPQAIGLASTWDPELVKAMGAVIKTQMKAAGAHQALAPLMDVTRDPRWGRTEETFGEDPYLVARMGVAYIQGLQGEGPHNGILATGKHLVGYGISEGGMNWAPAHIPERELREVYLYPFEAAVKEARIASIMPAYHELDGVPCHSSKKLLTEILRDEWGFNGLVVSDYFAINMLYEYHKLYPDKKLAAQKALEAGVDIELPSTDCYGSPLKMAVEEGLVSEAMIDRVVARILAHKFQLGLFEQPYVEPAKTKEVFDIPEQRKLACQIAQKSIVLLKNENQLLPLNKDINAIAVIGPNAHNTRHMIGDYAYPCHIESLALMNDAFDTAKPDHLDPTGVEQFVPMISIVDGIKAKVSAHTKVYYAKGCEVTGEATDGFREAVEAAQKADVAIVVVGDKSGLVPDCTSGEARDRADLNLTGKQEELIKAVYATGTPVVVVLVNARPLSINWLDEHVPAIVEAWLPGEEGARAVADVLFGDVNPGGKLPITFPRTVGQVPVYYAHKPSGGRSHWLSDYVECSTKPLYPFGYGLSYTTFEYSHLQITPEKVGVDGTVHIQVDVTNTGQLEGDEVVQLYVHVQAENVTRPVKELKGFKRITLKPSETKTVVFTLAVAQLGFYDEHMNFVVEPGKIDVMVGSSSEDIRVEGQFEISGEKTVVTNKKFMTEVTVK
- a CDS encoding D-lyxose/D-mannose family sugar isomerase, which codes for MERKQALQKTLEMLEKANIVLTEEEKSKIEITDMGLGHLEVEGLQLLTYINTDRYCAKELVLFPRQTCPEHLHPPVFGKDGKQETFRCRWGTVYLFVEGEETDIYCKPPAGKEQWYTAKHGIVLKPGEQYTIPPNTKHWFQAGDEGAVISEFSSTSRDEYDVFTDPAVVRVGD
- a CDS encoding ROK family transcriptional regulator, which encodes MIQKPQTGDQEYVRRLNRSIVLNHIKEYGPISRAEIAKDTSLNKATVSSLVEQLINENLVKEIGAGHSSGGRRPVLLLFNAEAGSVIGVDLGVNYILVVLTNLSSHIKWSKKVFLSPAEDFQSVLDKLYKLIGEAIEHAPQTPHGILGIGVGIPAITDHQRGIVLFAPNLQWKDVNLKDLLEQRFSLPVVIDNEANMGALGEKMFGNGAGYQHIAYISVGIGIGVGLVLDNQVYRGANGFAGEMGHMIIEKNGLKCSCGNRGCWEMYASEKSLYMRMEEIQFPLSSTDPLQSILQAAETGHHQVIASLHDIGEYLGIGISNIINAFNPDCVIIGNTLSQADRWIIAPIEKVINSRTLPFSRQHVQVKLSNLGDKACVIGAVSSILTQHFSFNGTQMAVPNP
- the xylA gene encoding xylose isomerase, with the translated sequence MAYFEHIKPITYEGRDSNNLLAFKHYNPTEMVAGKTMEEHLRFAVAYWHTFTGSGADPFGEPNMIRPWDQYTGMDLAKARVEAAFEFFEKLNVPYFCFHDRDIAPEGDNLRETYKNLDEIVAMIKEYMKTSKVKLLWNTANLFTHPRYVHGAATSCHADVFAYAAAQVKKGLEIAVELGAENYVFWGGREGYETLLNTDMKLELDNLARFLQMAVDYTKEIGFKGQLLIEPKPKEPTKHQYDFDAATTIAFLQSYGLKEHFKLNIEANHATLAGHTFEHELRVASIHGMLGSIDANQGDLLLGWDTDEFPTDLYSVTLAMYEILKAGGFTTGGINFDAKVRRGSFEPEDLFYAHIAGMDTYARGLKVAAKLIEDRVLDRFIEERYSSFKSGIGLEIVSGKANFHTLEQHALQNPVIRNQSGKQERIKALLNEYIFRY
- the xylB gene encoding xylulokinase, with the translated sequence MPYVIGIDLGTSSVKALLVNQAGRVVAEATRPYPLLQPRPGFSEQDPEQWVQQTISVLQELTTHSQVDPEEIEGLSFSGQMHGLVLLDQHFQVLRPAILWNDTRTTEECQEIRNKLGPRLLDITKNDALEGFTLPKLLWVKKHEPHLFEQARFFLLPKDYLRFRLTGEVHMELSDAAGTLLLDVIGQEWSQDVCAAFGLDRSFCPPLVQSHQCVGTLLPEIAGQTGLKTTTKVFAGGADNACGAVGAGILTPGVTLCSIGTSGVILSYEDQDRDFGGKIHFFNHAKPDAYYTMGVTLAAGYSLSWFRKTFAHQESFDTLLRGVEQVPPGSRGLVFTPYLVGERTPHADAVIRASFIGIDGSHTRQDFVRAVLEGVTFSLQESIQLFRQAGKRVHTVVSIGGGAKSDVWLQMQADVFDATVVKLNHDQGPAFGAAMLAAVGCGWFSSLDECSQQFVQYEAQFTPIPENVHKYEELFKIYQQVYAQTRALNQALLPFR